GCCCGGGAAATGGCCCGCACCCTACGGAGTGTGAATAATATTATCGTTACCAAATCCTGAGCAGTTTCAGCCTCAACTACAGACCACTATACAAAGAACTATCCTGATCTTTCCCCCACCCTCATACCTAACAATCAGGCATAAAAAAGGCCCCGGGGTTACACCTTAGGGGCCTTTGTCAGTCTTCAAAAATGACTGTGTGCGGTGTAACGCCTGCTAACCGAAAAACATCTGTGGCAGGAACAGTGATACTTCTGGCACATAAGTGGTAATGATCAATGTTGGAATCCAGGCAAACAAAATCATAATCAGCGTTGGTTTCAACATCGCACTGACTCTCACTCCGGTAACCCTCGAGCCCAGATAGAGCAATGGCGCGGTGGGTGGCGTGATATTACCCATACCCAGATTAACACCCACTATCGCTGCAAATTGAATCGGATCAACACCCAGTTCTACCACAATTGGGAATAGCAGAGGTGATGCCAACAATACACCGCTGACATCATCCATCAACATACCGATAAGAATCATCACGACGTTGATCATAATCAATACGATAATCGGATTATCCGATACCGAAAAGATCAGCTCTTTAGCCAGGTCAGGAATGTCTTCAAAAATCAGCAGACGACTAACAATCATCACCATAAAGAACATCACCATCACCACACCGGTGGTGGTTGCGGACTGGACTAACGCAGCTTTAAAGTTTGTGATATTCAGCCCTTTATAGATAAAGAAGCCAACCGGGATAGCATAGACAACAGCGATACCTGCTGCCTCTGTCGGGGTCATGATACCGCCGTATATTCCCCCAAGAATCATAAAGGGCATCAGCAGCGCTGGAAACGCAAAACGGCTTTTCTTAGCCACTTCTTTACCGAAGTTATCCGATTTTGGCAGCACTTTAATATTGTTGTACTTACGCAACATCACATAATTAACAATACAAAGCAGGGTCACCAGGATCAGACCGGGAACAATAGTCGCCAGAAAGCACTTCAACACCGATTGCCGGGTGACCCAGGCATAGATGATCTGAATCGCACTGGGTGGAATCAGCAACCCTAGCGGAGCCGCGTTCGTAATCAGTGCCGCAGACAGACCTTCAGGGTAGTTCGCTTTGCGTAGCTGCGGCATCATTATGCTACCGATGCAGGTCAGCGTGGCTGTAGCGCTGCCAGCAATCGAACCAAAGATGGCACTGGCACCCACTGCCGTGTAAGCAATTCCGCCTTTAAACCGACCCACAAAGAGTTCAGCAAGATCAACCAGGGGCTCGGCAATCTTGCCCCGTTCCATAATTGTACCGGCCATAATAAACAGCGGAATGGCCAGTAGCACCAGCACGTTCATGCGCCAGTGACCCGACGTCAGAAAACCTGCCGGATCGTGGTCACCCGTAAGTGACATATAGATCAATGCCAGACCGAAGGCGAAAGGTACCGGAATACCCACCACCAACGCGAGACAGATCACCAGAAGTGTCAGTAGAATTAACATAAGGAGTACCTAAATCAGATATGTGGTGGGGCTTCGTCAGATTCCCATTCTTCGCTGGGGCCGTCGCGTAAACCACTCCACAAATGCAGGGAGGTGTAAAACGTCATCAGGACAAACCCGAGAAAGATGCCCAGCTTAGGAATGACGAAAGGCAACTCCAGTCCGGTGGTACGCTGCCAGTCAGGATAGGCACTGATCTCTTCCCATAACATCAACCAGCCCCAGTAACTCAGGACTATGCCAATAACGGCTTCCAGAAAGATCGTACAGTTCACTACAATCCATTTGGTACGCACGCTATCAATCAGGGATAACAGAAAGTCAGCTTTCACATGGGTATTTTCATAACTACCCATCGCCCCGCCCAGGAAATACACCCAGAACGCGATCATTAATACCCACTCTTCGTAGGCAAACAGGTCAGCCTGAAACCAATAACGCAGGATAACCACAAAGAAAAACACAAATGCCATAACCAGACTGGCAGTCGCTAATATATATTCTTTGCTACGTAACAGAATATTTACCAGCGAGCCCAGCGGGCGCGGTATATTCAGATGCATAGGGCTACACTCTTATTTTTTTAAGATATCGACCACTTAGAAATCTGTTATTAAATACACTTTATTTATATATATTTAATAACAAAATTTCAGACAATCGATTTGAATACTCCCCATCAAAAAAAATGGGGAGTTAACAGGATACTTACAGGTCAGCAATGACTTCATCCAGGATATCTTTACCCAGACGTTCTTCTAGCTTAGGCCAGGTTTTTGCCCGTACTTCTTTAGCGATAGCACTGCGTTCTGCGTCAGTCAGCGGCAAAACTTTAACACCAAAGGCTTCAAGCTTTTTAAGATTAGCTGCATCGTTTTCACGACTCCAGTCAACGAAACCAGCAGCCGCTTTAGCAAAGACTTCAGTGATTACTTTACGCTGTTCTTCGTTAAGCTTTTTCTCCCAGGTTTTCTTGCTGGCATAGTAAGCGTAGTTCTCAACAAAAGCGTTGTAAGGAACATAGTTCTTAATCGCTTCTTTGAACGTCGTGTAGGTTGCTTCAGGCGTTGCACCAATCATTCCGTCAACCACACCCTGCTGGATTGCAGGGAAAGCATCACCCCAGTCGATAGTGGTGGTGTTGTAGCCCATATCCTGAGTACCCAGTTTCGCTGATTGCGCGCTCCACACCCGGATATTCTGCCCTTTAGGCCCTGTTGTACGGTAGTTCTCAGGCATTGAGGAAGACATAACACCGATAAAGCCTTCGGCAGTCACACCCAGTAATTTCAGGCCCATCTTATCCATGCGCTGATCGAAAATACCGTAGAAGTTAGAGCCTGGGCTGAATACTTTTTCCATCTCATCATAGTTAGAAACCAGATAAGGCAGTGAGTTTATTTCCAGTACCGGATCTTTGTGGCTGTAAACAAACGAGTGAACAATATCGATGCTGCCACGGACTGTTTCACCAATCAGCTGTTCGCCAGAACCCAGCTGACCTGCTGGATAGAGTTTAATTTTCAGATCTACACCAGCATTCTCGAGATCAACTTTGATCTGTCGCAACACTTCAGAAGCATACTGATCGGGTGCATGCTGACTGGCTATACGTAAAGTTGTCGCTGCTTCTACAGGCGTCGCCAATACCGCCCCCAATACCAGGGAGGATGCGATTACAGATTTCAGGTTCATACGACTTTCGATCTTTTTCATTGTGGTCTCCGCGTCTTCTTAACAGAAGGTTGTTTTTATGTTCGCGTTAGGTTCATTTGAGGCTTTTCATAACGAACCCTTATTTTTATACAGAGATAAAACGCAGTTAAAAACCCCCTGAAAAAACTTCAAAAACCGCATGAAACTTTTTCATAGACGCGAATGTAAACAAGACCAGACAAAACACTAATGAAACATCATTAAACCGTAAAATTTTATATTTTTCGTTATAAAAACTTCACAAACATAAATATTAAAAGAACATAATCAGTTTCGATACAAATGCGTATTTACATCAATTTACAATCTTTTACATCATTTTATTGAGTCAAACTTACCGATTATCAACAAGGTTATAAAACTGCTATAACATTCCCATAATAAAAAAGGGGTACATACATGACCTATATAAAAGACAAGCGAAATTTCAGTGCGCTGATGCGTGATACCAACAGCCCATTTTTACCGGCAGCCGAACAGGATGAAAACCCGGTAGAGGTTGGCTTTGTATTGCAGCAGCACTTCTCTATGAGTGCATTTACAGCCGCTGTCGATACGCTGGTAACCGCCAATCTGGTACGTACCACGCCCCTGTTTAACTACCAGACCTATGCGGCAGAAACGTCACCGGTCATCAGCGATCTGGGGATTGAAATCGCCGCCCAGGGCACCCTGAAGGCGTTTGACCACAAACCCTTACCCGACCTGTTAATTATCTGTGGCGGTTACCGTTGTTCAACCCAACAGCACCCGGAGCTCACTCGCACACTCAAGCAGGCTGATAGTAAAAAGCTCTTGATTGGCGGCCTGTGGAATGGCGCTATCGCGCTGGCCCATGCCGGGCTACTGGATCAGCTAAGCTGCGCCCTGCACCCCGACAATCATGCGTATATACGCGAACAATTCCCTAAAGTCAGAGTCAGCGAACAAGTTATTGTAAGCGAAGGTAACCGCCATACCAGCGCCGGGCCGGTTAGCGCTATGGAGATGATGTTGCAGTTGATTGGAGAGCTGCGCGGAATGAATATAACCCGGGCTATCAGAGAGATTTTAAGCTGCGATCAAATTTCAGAAAAAGGTAATATTCGTATCAGCCAGCCAGGTGACAACCCCTGCCTGCCGCAAAATCTACGCGATATTATGGAACTGATGGCGGCTAATATAGAGGAACCGATCAGCGTTGATGAACTGACCGTATGCATCGGCATTTCACGGCGCCAGATTGAGCGTTTATTCCAGAATCATCTGGAAACCTCGCCCGGGCGCTATTATCTGGAATTACGCATTACCCACGCCCGCCGTTTGCTATTACAAAGCAATGAGTCGATCACCAATATTGCACTGGCCAGTGGCTTTGTCAGCACCAGTCACTTTAGTAACTGTTACAAAGACTACTTTGGTGTTTCTCCCAGTCTCGCACGCGAACAGGCTAAGACACTGGCTTTTAATACACCCTGTCCGCAGGCCGCCGTCTGTTGATCTTCCATTCGAGATATCTATGACAACAGAAAGCGGCCTGTTAGTCCCTAGCTAACAGGCGTACTGCAGATCAGCATTCAATCGCGTTGACCGCCAGCCCCCCACGAGAGGTCTCTTTGTATTTATCGTGCATATCCCGGCCGGTATCTGACATGGTCTTGATCACCTTATCCAGCGAGATAAAATGATCACCGTCACCCCGTAGCGCCATCTGTGTAGCATTGATCGCCTTCACTGCGCCAATCGCGTTACGCTCGATACAGGGCACCTGAACTAAGCCCCCCACCGGATCGCAGGTCAGACCCAGGTTATGTTCCAGACCAATTTCAGCCGCATTTTCCACCTGCCCAGGCGAGCCGCCCAACACTTCACACAAACCTGCTGCTGCCATGGCACAGGCGGAGCCGACTTCTCCCTGACAACCGACTTCCGCACCCGATATAGAAGCATTCTTCTTACACAACGCACCAATCGCTGCAGCGGCCAGCAAGAAATCAACAACGCACTCTTCCGTCGCCTTAGCCGTAAATTCGGTGTAGTACATCAGCACTGCGGGAATAATCCCTGCGGCACCATTGGTCGGCGCAGTTACCATCCGTCCACCCGCAGCATTTTCTTCATTCACTGCCAGCGCGTAGAGGTTGATCCAGTCCATGGCGCCCATGGTAGAACTGATCACATTAGGCTTAGTGGAGCGGATCAGGGATTTATGCAGACTCATCGCCCGACGCTTCACCTGTAAGCCACCGGGCAAGGTTCCCTCTTTATGGAGTCCGGTGGCAATGCACTCTTTCATCGCCGCCCAGATATCCATCAGGCCATCACGGATCTCCTGCTCACTGCGCCAGACCTTCTCATTTTCCATCATCAGCTGGCTGACGCTGAAGTTATTCGCTTCGCACAGTTCCAGCAGCTCAACCGCATTATTAAAGTCGTAGGGTAGTTCAACCTGTGGCACTAAATGCGCGTCGGCCGTCGCATCACTCTCATCGATAACGAAACCACCACCAATCGAGTAATAGGTATTCTCATATAACAACTGATCATCGGCACCAAAGGCTGCCAGACGCATCGCGTTCGGATGGTAAGGCAGGTTCTCTTCAAGCAACAACATATCCCTCTGCCAGATGAACTCTATCGGGTACTGACCCAGCAGATTAAGACGATTACTCTCTTTTAACCCGGCAACCGCAGGCAGAATCATTTCCGGATCGATGCTGTGAGGGCGCTCCCCCATCAAGCCAACCACCACTGAATTGTCAGTACCATGACCGATCCCTGTCGCGCTCAATGAACCATAAAGATCCACCTGAATACGTTGCACATCCTGCGCCAGCTGATGTTGTTGCAGGTGGTCTGCAAAGTTTGCGGCTGCCACCATCGGACCGACCGTATGCGAACTCGACGGACCAACGCCTATTTTAAAAAGATCAAAAACAGAAATAGACATAGAGTCTCCACGGCGCATTCTGAGCGCAGGTTTTTATTATACTGAAGGGAGTATTATGTTCTGGTGCATAAACCGCTGTATGCCGGTTTACGACCTGTAATTTTCTTATTACGTTGAATCTCTGTTTCAGACTAAAACAGAAAAAGTGAGGTCGGACAGGATGAGCCACACACTACGTACCTCTCTGGAAGAAG
The genomic region above belongs to Amphritea japonica ATCC BAA-1530 and contains:
- a CDS encoding TRAP transporter large permease, coding for MLILLTLLVICLALVVGIPVPFAFGLALIYMSLTGDHDPAGFLTSGHWRMNVLVLLAIPLFIMAGTIMERGKIAEPLVDLAELFVGRFKGGIAYTAVGASAIFGSIAGSATATLTCIGSIMMPQLRKANYPEGLSAALITNAAPLGLLIPPSAIQIIYAWVTRQSVLKCFLATIVPGLILVTLLCIVNYVMLRKYNNIKVLPKSDNFGKEVAKKSRFAFPALLMPFMILGGIYGGIMTPTEAAGIAVVYAIPVGFFIYKGLNITNFKAALVQSATTTGVVMVMFFMVMIVSRLLIFEDIPDLAKELIFSVSDNPIIVLIMINVVMILIGMLMDDVSGVLLASPLLFPIVVELGVDPIQFAAIVGVNLGMGNITPPTAPLLYLGSRVTGVRVSAMLKPTLIMILFAWIPTLIITTYVPEVSLFLPQMFFG
- a CDS encoding TRAP transporter small permease codes for the protein MHLNIPRPLGSLVNILLRSKEYILATASLVMAFVFFFVVILRYWFQADLFAYEEWVLMIAFWVYFLGGAMGSYENTHVKADFLLSLIDSVRTKWIVVNCTIFLEAVIGIVLSYWGWLMLWEEISAYPDWQRTTGLELPFVIPKLGIFLGFVLMTFYTSLHLWSGLRDGPSEEWESDEAPPHI
- the dctP gene encoding TRAP transporter substrate-binding protein DctP: MKKIESRMNLKSVIASSLVLGAVLATPVEAATTLRIASQHAPDQYASEVLRQIKVDLENAGVDLKIKLYPAGQLGSGEQLIGETVRGSIDIVHSFVYSHKDPVLEINSLPYLVSNYDEMEKVFSPGSNFYGIFDQRMDKMGLKLLGVTAEGFIGVMSSSMPENYRTTGPKGQNIRVWSAQSAKLGTQDMGYNTTTIDWGDAFPAIQQGVVDGMIGATPEATYTTFKEAIKNYVPYNAFVENYAYYASKKTWEKKLNEEQRKVITEVFAKAAAGFVDWSRENDAANLKKLEAFGVKVLPLTDAERSAIAKEVRAKTWPKLEERLGKDILDEVIADL
- a CDS encoding GlxA family transcriptional regulator; the encoded protein is MTYIKDKRNFSALMRDTNSPFLPAAEQDENPVEVGFVLQQHFSMSAFTAAVDTLVTANLVRTTPLFNYQTYAAETSPVISDLGIEIAAQGTLKAFDHKPLPDLLIICGGYRCSTQQHPELTRTLKQADSKKLLIGGLWNGAIALAHAGLLDQLSCALHPDNHAYIREQFPKVRVSEQVIVSEGNRHTSAGPVSAMEMMLQLIGELRGMNITRAIREILSCDQISEKGNIRISQPGDNPCLPQNLRDIMELMAANIEEPISVDELTVCIGISRRQIERLFQNHLETSPGRYYLELRITHARRLLLQSNESITNIALASGFVSTSHFSNCYKDYFGVSPSLAREQAKTLAFNTPCPQAAVC
- a CDS encoding L-serine ammonia-lyase, producing the protein MSISVFDLFKIGVGPSSSHTVGPMVAAANFADHLQQHQLAQDVQRIQVDLYGSLSATGIGHGTDNSVVVGLMGERPHSIDPEMILPAVAGLKESNRLNLLGQYPIEFIWQRDMLLLEENLPYHPNAMRLAAFGADDQLLYENTYYSIGGGFVIDESDATADAHLVPQVELPYDFNNAVELLELCEANNFSVSQLMMENEKVWRSEQEIRDGLMDIWAAMKECIATGLHKEGTLPGGLQVKRRAMSLHKSLIRSTKPNVISSTMGAMDWINLYALAVNEENAAGGRMVTAPTNGAAGIIPAVLMYYTEFTAKATEECVVDFLLAAAAIGALCKKNASISGAEVGCQGEVGSACAMAAAGLCEVLGGSPGQVENAAEIGLEHNLGLTCDPVGGLVQVPCIERNAIGAVKAINATQMALRGDGDHFISLDKVIKTMSDTGRDMHDKYKETSRGGLAVNAIEC